In Candidatus Kaistella beijingensis, a genomic segment contains:
- a CDS encoding glucokinase — translation MVDNIKGMEAKNNFKLFLPAVSAESNNQIQLISVDLQGETTSVAVFGAENGKVVSKKETAYSTTQFSSVSDLINKFISEHSLQNISKISIAVPGPVINGKSAPERLPWKLDAEEIKSKTQISKVYLINDLEASAYGLGNSCENGMVTIYDSGNSSNGNVAVLAPGAGLGEAGLFWDGECLRPFATEGGHCEFSPRTNDEVEFYQFLNKIYGIVSWESVLSKSGLFNIYRFLRDAKQQRQPEFLTEAIENGTFMEAVINGALEKKDRICTMTVDTFLIFLAREANSLVLKLKATGGLYLSGEIPLMMQKFINKEKFYKNFIISDKMEGILKDIPIYLVTDTKTIINGAAVYAAFYHE, via the coding sequence TTGGTAGATAACATTAAAGGAATGGAAGCTAAAAATAATTTCAAACTCTTTTTGCCGGCTGTTTCCGCCGAATCCAACAATCAAATACAATTAATTTCGGTTGATTTACAGGGCGAAACAACTTCCGTGGCTGTATTTGGAGCCGAAAACGGGAAGGTAGTTTCAAAGAAAGAGACTGCTTATTCAACGACTCAATTTTCATCCGTTTCAGATCTCATCAATAAATTTATTTCTGAACACAGTTTGCAGAATATTTCTAAGATTTCGATTGCAGTTCCCGGTCCGGTCATTAACGGAAAGTCTGCTCCAGAACGACTGCCCTGGAAATTGGATGCGGAAGAAATTAAAAGTAAAACACAAATTTCAAAAGTCTATTTGATTAACGACTTAGAAGCTTCTGCTTACGGATTGGGAAACAGTTGCGAAAATGGGATGGTTACAATTTACGATTCTGGAAATTCATCCAACGGAAATGTCGCCGTTTTAGCTCCCGGTGCAGGTTTAGGGGAAGCCGGACTTTTTTGGGACGGTGAATGTTTGAGGCCTTTTGCAACAGAAGGTGGTCACTGCGAATTTTCTCCAAGAACCAATGACGAGGTGGAGTTTTATCAGTTTTTAAATAAAATTTACGGAATTGTAAGTTGGGAAAGCGTTCTGTCAAAATCTGGACTATTTAATATCTATCGATTTTTAAGAGATGCAAAACAGCAAAGACAACCAGAATTTTTGACGGAAGCCATTGAAAACGGAACGTTTATGGAAGCCGTTATTAATGGAGCTTTAGAAAAAAAAGACCGAATCTGTACGATGACGGTCGATACTTTTTTGATTTTCCTGGCGAGAGAAGCAAACAGCTTGGTTTTAAAATTAAAAGCAACGGGTGGACTTTATTTGAGCGGAGAAATTCCTCTAATGATGCAGAAATTCATCAACAAAGAAAAATTCTACAAAAACTTTATCATCAGCGACAAGATGGAAGGAATACTGAAAGACATCCCAATTTATTTGGTGACCGATACCAAAACCATTATCAATGGAGCCGCTGTTTATGCCGCTTTTTATCACGAATAA
- a CDS encoding YceI family protein produces MKNFISILFILCSFFVSAQTKNITSSEIRWKAYKTLKAESMSHDGTVKLKSGNLTFNGNELTGGNFIINMNTIDAEDMNENPKQKKFLENHLKSDDFFDVEKFPVTVFQIKSVKKINGKNYNYQIGGILIIKGISKNISFPVKVAQNNSVFTLTSAQFTFNRKHFGLKYNIFEDMLISNDVEMNVKIVAQ; encoded by the coding sequence ATGAAAAATTTCATTTCAATCTTATTTATATTGTGTTCTTTTTTTGTTTCCGCGCAGACAAAAAATATTACTTCATCCGAAATCCGCTGGAAAGCTTATAAAACATTGAAAGCAGAATCGATGTCGCATGATGGAACAGTAAAATTAAAATCAGGTAATCTTACATTTAACGGAAATGAACTTACCGGCGGGAACTTCATCATCAACATGAACACCATTGACGCGGAAGATATGAATGAAAATCCAAAACAGAAAAAGTTCTTGGAAAATCACCTGAAAAGCGACGATTTCTTTGATGTGGAAAAATTTCCGGTGACTGTTTTTCAGATAAAGTCGGTAAAGAAAATCAACGGTAAAAATTACAATTACCAAATCGGTGGAATTCTCATCATTAAAGGCATTTCTAAAAATATTTCCTTTCCTGTGAAAGTGGCGCAAAACAACAGTGTTTTCACATTAACATCTGCACAATTTACGTTCAACAGAAAACATTTCGGACTGAAATACAATATTTTCGAAGACATGCTCATCAGCAACGATGTTGAAATGAACGTGAAAATTGTGGCGCAGTAA
- a CDS encoding rhodanese-like domain-containing protein, whose product MTLEEVLQSGNYALIDVREPMELEMDGDIDGAENIPLGEVADRKDEILSIEKPVVLFCRSGNRSGKALDFLNNEGLKDGYNGGGWAELKEKIENI is encoded by the coding sequence AAGTATTGCAATCAGGAAATTACGCACTCATCGACGTTCGCGAACCAATGGAACTCGAGATGGATGGAGATATTGACGGAGCAGAAAACATTCCTTTGGGAGAAGTGGCAGATAGAAAAGACGAGATTTTAAGCATTGAGAAACCAGTCGTTCTTTTCTGCAGAAGTGGGAACAGAAGCGGAAAAGCTTTAGATTTTTTAAATAACGAAGGTTTGAAAGACGGCTACAACGGTGGAGGTTGGGCTGAACTGAAAGAAAAAATCGAAAATATTTAA